The following proteins are co-located in the Gossypium arboreum isolate Shixiya-1 unplaced genomic scaffold, ASM2569848v2 Contig00215, whole genome shotgun sequence genome:
- the LOC128288435 gene encoding cytochrome b6-like, with amino-acid sequence MKFSYTVLGGGSSWFTYLNKVYDWFEERLEIQAIADDITSKYVPPHVNIFYCLGGITLTCFLVQVATGFAMTFYYRPTVTEAFASVQYIMTEANFGWLIRSVHRWSASMMVLMMILHVFRVYLTGGFKKPRELTWVTGVVLGVLTASFGVTGYSLPRDQIGYWAVKIVTGVPEAIPVIGSPLVELLRGSASVGQSTLTRFYSLHTFVLPLLTAVFMLMHFLMIRKQGISGPL; translated from the coding sequence ATGAAATTCTCATATACGGTTCTCGGGGGGGGGTCCTCTTGGTTTACCTATCTCAATAAAGTCTATGATTGGTTCGAAGAGCGCCTCGAAATTCAGGCGATTGCAGATGATATAACTAGTAAATATGTTCCTCCTCATGTTAACATATTTTATTGTCTAGGAGGAATTACGCTTACTTGTTTTTTGGTACAAGTAGCTACAGGATTTGCTATGACTTTTTACTATCGTCCAACCGTTACTGAGGCTTTTGCTTCTGTTCAATACATAATGACTGAAGCTAACTTTGGTTGGTTAATCCGATCAGTTCATCGATGGTCGGCAAGTATGATGGTCTTAATGATGATCCTGCACGTATTTCGTGTCTATCTCACTGGTGGTTTTAAAAAACCTCGCGAATTAACTTGGGTTACAGGCGTGGTTCTGGGTGTGTTGACCGCATCTTTTGGCGTAACAGGTTATTCCTTACCTCGGGACCAAATTGGTTATTGGGCAGTCAAAATCGTAACAGGCGTTCCGGAAGCTATTCCGGTAATAGGATCGCCTTTGGTAGAGTTATTACGTGGAAGTGCTAGTGTGGGACAATCCACTTTGACCCGTTTTTATAGTTTACACACTTTTGTATTACCCCTTCTTACTGCTGTATTTATGTTAATGCATTTCCTAATGATACGTAAGCAAGGCATTTCTGGTCCTTTATAG